The Streptomyces nigra genome includes the window CCGGGCCAGGGCGCGGGCGAACTCGTCCGAGTCCTCCGGCAGGCACACCTTGGTGGTCGCACCCGCGCTGAGCACGTCTTTCGCGATGCGTACGGACTCTCCGTCCGTCGTGCGGGCTGCCGGATCGATCACCACCAGCAGCTGATCGGACCTCGCGAAAGTCGCCACCTCGGCCATGCCTCGCTTCCTCGGGTAGCATCTTTGTGCAAGAGCCCCTTGCGCTATTGCGCCAGGGGCTTCGTCTATTCCGGGGCATCCGGTCCGACGGTTTGCGGCCAACGAAGGTCGCCGGTGTATCACCCGCACACGTGCGGCGTACACCCCTGACCTTGGACATGCCCCGCCCGGAAGGGGTGTACGCGCGTGCCCGCACTTGTGCTGCTCGGTGCTCAGTGGGGTGACGAAGGCAAGGGAAAGGCGACGGACCTGCTAGGCGGCTCCGTCGACTATGTGGTGCGCTACCAGGGCGGCAACAACGCCGGCCACACGGTAGTCGTGGGTGATCAGAAGTACGCCCTCCACCTGCTCCCTTCCGGAATCCTGTCTCCCGGCTGCACGCCGGTCATCGGCAACGGCGTCGTCGTCGACCCGTCGGTCCTGCTCTCCGAGCTGAGCGGTCTGAACGAGCGTGGCGTCGACACGTCCAAGCTCCTCCTCAGCGGAAACGCGCACATCATCACGCCGTACAACGTGACGGTGGACAAGGTGACCGAGCGCTTCCTCGGCAAGCGGAAGATCGGCACCACGGGCCGGGGCATCGGCCCGACCTACGCCGACAAGATCAACCGTGTCGGCATCCGCGTGCAGGACCTGTACGACGAGTCGATCCTCACCCAGAAGGTCGAGGCGGCGCTCGACGTCAAGAACCAGATCCTCACCAAGCTCTACAACCGGCGCGCGATCGCCGTCGACCAGGTCGTCGAGGAGCTGCTGGACTACGCGGAGAAGCTGCGCCCGTACGTCGCCGACACCGTCCTCGTCATCAACGAGGCGCTGGAGAACGACAAGGTCGTCCTGTTCGAGGGCGGGCAGGGCACCCTGCTGGACATCGACCACGGCACGTACCCCTTCGTGACCTCCAGCAACCCGACCGCGGGCGGCGCCTGCACCGGCGCCGGCGTGGGCCCGACGAAGATCAGCCGGGTCATCGGCATCCTCAAGGCGTACACGACCCGTGTCGGCGCCGGTCCGTTCCCGACCGAGTTGTTCGACGAGGACGGCGAGGCGCTGCGCCGGATCGGCGGCGAGCGGGGTGTCACCACCGGCCGTGACCGGCGCTGCGGCTGGTTCGACGCGGTGATCGCCCGCTACGCGACCCGGGTCAACGGCCTGACGGACTTCTTCCTCACCAAGCTCGACGTCCTCACCGGCTGGGAGCAGATCCCGGTCTGCGTGGCCTACGAGATCGACGGCAGGCGGGTCGAGGAACTGCCGTACTCGCAGTCCGACTTCCACCACGCCAAGCCGGTCTACGAGATGCTGCCCGGCTGGTCCGAGGACATCTCGAAGGCCAAGTCGTTCTCCGATCTGCCGAAGAACGCCCAGGCGTACGTCAAGGCGCTGGAGGAGATGTCCGGCGCCCCGATCTCCGCGATCGGCGTGGGCCCGGGCCGGGACGAGACCATCGAGATCAACTCGTTCCTGTAGGTCCACCTGCGCGAGCGCCCGGCCGGAACTCCGGCCGGGCGCTCGCGCGTTCAGGCGCTCACTCGGTACGCAGTGCCACGGCCGCGTCCGTCCGGGCGGCCCGGCCCGCCGGGACCAGGGCGCCCGCCACCGCGACCGCCACACCGCCCAGCAGGAGCACGGCCAGGACCGGTGAGGTGTGGACGTCGAGATACGCGCCGGGCAGGTCCATCCCCACCGCGTCGCCCATCAGCGGCGTCACCCGCCGGTGCATGGCGACACCGAGCGGGATTCCCGCGGCCGAGGCGACCACGCCGATACCGGCGACCGACGTGAGGACCATGCCGACGACTTGACGGGGCGTCATGCCCAGCGACTTGTGGACGCCGAGTTCGTGGACGCGGTCGCGGGTGTCGAGGACGACCGTGCTGAACACCCCCAGGCCCGCGACCGTCACCAGCAGCAGGGTGAGCGTGCCGATCAGCGCGTCCATGGCCGCGATCACGTCGGAGGAGCCGTCGCCGCCCGGGTGGGCGTACGCCCCGAGGGCGTCCAGGGCCTTGTTCAGGGAGGCCAGGTAGGCGTCCTCGGAGACTCCCGGGTCCGGCTGGACGTAGAAGCCGGTCGGCCCGGCGTCCAGGCCCAGGGCCGTCAGGGTGCCGGCCGGGGTCAGCACGGTCATGCCGTCGTTCTCGGTGAAGAACGCCTCCCCGACGACCCGGACGGTGGTGCGGCGCCCGGCCTCCGTCAGGGTCAGGCGGTCGCCGAGCCCGATCCCGGCGGCGTCGAGGAAGCGCCGTGTGACCACCGCCTGGCCGGGCCCGGTCAGCCAGGTACCCGCGACCAGGTCGGGAGCGGCCCAGGAAGCGTCGCCCTCGTACCCGGTCACGACGGTCCGGCCGGCGACACCGGCCGCGCCCACCTCCGCCCGCGCGGTGCCGTAGAAGCGGCGGGTCCCCTCCTGGGCACGCAGGACGGCGGCGACCTCGGCCGGGTCGGCGGCCGGCTTCTCCGGCCGGCCGGGACCCCGGACGACCTGCGCGCCGGGCGGCCCCTGCCCGCCTCCGGCGGTGACGACGACCGGGGCGGTGGAGTCGAGCAGCCGGTGCGACTGCACGGCACCGAGGCTCAGCGCCAACCCGGCCGCGAAGGTGACCGTGACCGCCGCGACGGCCACCGCGGCGGCCGTCGTCAGCGAGCGGGCCGGGCGGGCGAACGGGTGCGCCAGACCGAGCCCGACCGGACGCGGCAACGGCAGCCGCCCGGTGAGCCGCCGGGCCGTCCGCCCTCGTACGCCGGCCGCCGCCCGCCCCACGGAGATCGCCTCCACCGTGCGCAGCCGGCCGGCGCGCAGTGCGGGCAGGAGGGCGGAGACCGCCACCAGCGCGAGCGCGGCGGCGGGCGCCGCCACGTCGACCCACCAGGGCACCGACACGGACGCGCCGGCGTACACGTCGTCGAGGTCGCCGAGCACCGGCCACGCCAGCACATTGCCGAGCGCCACCCCCAGCGCGCAGCCCAGCGCGGCCGGGACCAGTGCCTGGGCGACGTACGCCCGGACCACCTGGGCCGGGGTGAAGCCGAGGGACTTGAGGACGCCGATGCGCCGGGTGGCGGCACCCACCGCGCCGCTGACGACGATCCCGACGATCAGCACCGACAGGATCAGACCGAGCACCCCGAAAGCGGCCACGAAGGGCACGAACGCCAGCGCGTTGGCGAGCTGTTCCTGCCGGACGACGAGGTGGGACCGCGTCCCGGTCAGGGCGTCCGGCGGCACGGCGCCGGCGATCGCGTCGCGCGCCGCGGACATCCGCGCGTCCGTGCCGGCGTGCCGGAAGCGGTACAGCATCTCGTACGTGACGGCGCCGGACCCGGGGGAGAGAGCCGCGGCCTGAGCGGGGGTCACCCAGGCGTCCGCGGTGCCGGTGACCGACCGGGCGAGGCCGACCACGGTCAGCGTCGGGCCGCCCGCCGCGTCGGGGAGGGCCAGCCGGGCCCCCGGCCGCAACGGCCACTCGTCCCCGGCCAGCACGATCTCGCCGGGCCCGGTGACCCAGCGGCCCGCGGTCAGCCGCAGCCGGTCGACCGGCCCCCCGGGGTCCGCGCGTCCGGTCACGCTCAGCGCGGGCAGGGTCGCCCCGGCCGGCAGCGCGTCGGACGCCGAGACCGTGCGCGGACGCAGTCGCAGGGTGCGGAACGGTCCGGCCGCGGCCGTCACCCCCGACGCCCGTGCCGTGCCCGCGAGTTCCCGCTCGGTGACCTCACCGCCGTCGAACTGCGCGGCCAGATGGGCCCCGCGCCACTCGGCCATCGCCTGCTCGAAGGGAGCGCGGGACGCGGTGAGCACCCCGGCGGCCACGACCGAGGCGGCGACCGCGACGAGCGTCGTCAGCACCAGCACCACGGTCTGCGTCCACCGCCGCCCGACGCCCGCCCGCACCACCTTGCCCAGGGCGCTCACCGGGCCACCGCCGGACGGACGTCCTGGGAGTCCCGGACGATCCGGCCGTCGACCAGCTCGATCGTCCGGGTCGCGCAGGACGCCGCGAGCCCCAGATCGTGGGTGACCAGTACGATCGTCTGCCCGTCCGCGTTGAGCGCGGCCAGCAGCTCCCGTACGTCGTCGCCGGACGCGGTGTCCAGCGCGCCGGTCGGCTCGTCGGCCAGCAGCAGCGGCGGACGGTTCATCAGGGCGCGGGCCACCGCGACACGCTGCCGCTCCCCGCCGGACAGCCGGCCGGGGTGGGCGTCCGCGTGCCGCTCGACACCGAGGTGGGCCAGCAGCTCCGCGGCGCGCCGCCGGGCCTCGGCGCGGGGCACGCCGGCGAGCTGGGCGGGCAGCAGGACGTTGTCGGTGACCGTGAGGTCGTCCAGCAGGTTGAAGAACTGGAAGACCATGCCGACGCAGCGTCGACTTGCCGCTGCCCGACGGCCCGAGGACGGCCAGCGCCTCCCCGGCCCGCACGCTCAGGCTCACCCCGGCCAGCGCCGGCGGCCCCTCCCCGTACGTCCTGCTCACGTCGCGGATGTCGATCAGAGGCGGCGCGGTCGTGGTCATGGGCTCTCCCGGGCTGGGTGCGATCGGTCCGGCGTGACGCTAGGCGCGGGGGCGTGCCGGGCGCGTCGCCCTCGACGGCGAGAGCGGCTGCCGTACCGGGGGGACACGGCGGGGACGTCATCCCCGGGATGTACGAGGAGGATGTACGGTCCCGCGCGGCGGTCCCCGGCGGGAGGGATGTGCGCGTGCCGTGCCCTTGCGAGACTGGCGCCATGAGCGGGGTGGCCGGGGCAGCCGGGATGTTCGGACGGGCGGGTGCGGGGCGCTGGAGGGCCGCCGACACGGCCCTGCCACGGCCGTCGCGGTGGATGTGGACGGCCGACGCGGTCCTCGCGCTCGTCCTGGCCGTGTGCACGGTCAGCGCCGCGCTCGATCAGGACGCCGCCGTGCAGGTGCCGCGGGTCGGCATGGGGGCGCCGGCCGTCCCGCCGCCCTTCGGGCCGCCGGACGTCCTCCCGGTCCCCTCGCCCGACCCCGGGGAGCTGTTCCTCGCCGCGCTGACCGCACTGCCCCTGGTCGCCCGACGCCGTTGTCCGCTGGCGGCGTTCTGGGCGGTGCTCGGGGCGACCCTGGTGTTCGGCCAGCGCACCGGCGCGACGGACGCGACCGTGTACACCTTCCTGTCGTGCGTGGCCGCCGCGTACAGCGCCGCCGTGCACAGTCCGCGCCGTGTCCCGGCACTGGCCGGCGTCGTGCTCGGCGCGGTGCTCATGGCGGTGTTCCACGAGGAGTACTTCCCGTACTTCACCCAGAGCTTCGTGCCGTTCCTGGTGCTGCTCGGGGTGGGACTCGGCGCGAACGCGATCCACACCTGGCAGCAGCGCGTGAGGGACCTCCAGGAACAGCAGGAGACGGCCACCCGACTCGCGGTCGAACGCGAACGCGCGCGGATCGCACGGGAGTTGCACGACGTCGTCACCCACAATGTGAGCGTGATGGTGATCCAGGCGGGAGCAGCCCGGAAGGTGATGGACGCCGCGCCGCACCGCGCCCGCGAGGCGCTGCTGGCCGTCGAGGCGGGCGGGCGCACGGCGATGGCCGAACTGCGCCACGTGATGGGCCTGCTGACGATGGACGGCGACGCGGGCCCGGACCCGGCCGCCGACACGGGCCTCGCCCCGCAGCCGGGTCTCGACCAGCTCGACGTGCTCGTGGACCGCGTCCGCGCGACCGGCGTCCCCGTCGAGCTGACCGTCACCGGTACCCCGGCGCCGTTGGCCGCCGGCCCCGGTCTGGCCGTGTACCGGGTCGTGCAGGAGGCGCTGACGAACGTCGTCAAGCACGCCGCCGGGGCGCGGGTGAATGTGTTCGTCGGCCACACACCCCAGGCCGTGCACGTGGAAGTGTCCAACACCGGGGGCACGGCCGCGACCCCGGCCGGCCCCGGGGGCGGCCGGGGCCTGCTCGGCCTGCGGGAGCGGCTCGCCGTCTACGGCGGCACGCTGGAGGCGGGCCCAGGCCCGACGGGAGGCTTCCGGGTGCGCGCGGTCCTGCCCGTGCGGGAGGACCGGCCGGCCGAGGGGGTGTCGTGACCGGCGCCCCGCGTGTGGTGATCGCCGACGACCAGGCCCTGGTCCGCACCGGATTCGGGATGATCCTCACCGCCGACGGCATCGACGTGGTGGCCGAGGCGGCGGACGGCGAGGAGGCGGTCGCGGCGGTCGAGCGCACCCGCCCGGATCTCGTCCTCATGGACATCCGGATGCCGGGCCTCGACGGCCTGGAGGCCACCCGCCGCATCCTCTCCGGCGCGATCACCGACCCGCCCCGCGTCCTGATCCTCACCACCTACGACCTCGACCGCTACGTCTACGCCGCCCTCATCGCGGGCGCCACCGGCTTCCTCCTCAAGGACGTCACCCCCGAACACCTCGTGGCCGCCGTCCGGCTGGCGAGCACCGGCGACGGGCTGCTCGCCCCGGCCGTCACCCGCCGCCTGGTCGAACGTTTCGTCACACAGGACACGGCGACCGCCGCGCTCCATCGCGACCTGGCGGTCCTCACGCCGCGCGAACGTCAGGTCCTCCAGTGCCTGGGCACGGGTCTCAGCAACGCCGAACTCGCCGCCCGGTTCGCCCTGAGCGAGGCCACGGTGAAGACCCACGTCGCCCGCATCCTGTCCAAGCTCCGGCTGCGGGACCGCGCGCAGGCGGTGGTGGTGGCGTACGAGACGGGGCTGGTCACGCCGGGCGGGGACACGACAGGAACGGCCGGCGGCCTTCACTCGCAGGAGTGAAGAACATCAACTTCCGCCTGGAAAAAGGCGGTTTCGGCTTGCGCGCGTCGCTCTGCGTGGCCTTAGAGTCACGCCAACAGGAACGCCCCCGCGGTGCGCCAACACCCGGGGGCTCGACACCAGGAGCTAGCCCTCCCAATGCGTGGTCATCGTACGACGCCTGCGCGCGTCATTTCAGGCCTGTCCGCCGACCTTCCGGGCGATCGCGGCACCTTCTGGTGCGCGGTGAGCGTACTGACGTACCTCCCGGCCCTCCCGAACAGCGTCCGTGTCCTCCTCCGGGTGCTCGCCGACGTGTGGGCCGACGGGCGGTCGCGGATCGCCTCGACTCTGTGTGAGCTGGACGAACTCCGGTGCCGGCGGCGTGTGGTGGGTGGCGCGGCGGGTGCGGGCCGCTCCGCCCAACTCCCCGCCGTTCACACGGTGTTCGAGGCGCCGTGCGACGCCGCGCCACGAACGGGTGAAACCGAAAAAGTTCCGCGCCGGCAGGTGCCGCCGGGCGCGCGGACCGCCGCTGCGACCCGTCTGCTGCTCACCTTCGGGGACTACGACCGGCGCCTCACCCTCTCCGGCGCCGAGGCGCGACGGCTCGCTCCGCTGGTCGAGGAGTGGTGGCGGCGGGGCGCGAGCGACGCGCTGATCCGCAGGGCGGTGACCTGGGGCGCGCCGCCGTTCCTGCCGTCGGCCCACGGCCACACGGAGGCCCGGCTGCGCGCCGGGCGGTTCTTCTAGGGCAAGGGAATGTGTTCGATGACCGTCGTATTGGAGCGGCCCGGGGTGGTATACCGGCGGTATACTGTCCTCATGGCCGACACCACGATCAAGGTTGACCCCGCCGTCCGCGACCGGCTTCAGGAGCTGGCCCGGGAGCGCGGGATGAGCATGCGGGACTTCGTGGCGGAGCTGGCCGGGGCCACGCCCACCAAGGAAGAGCTGCGCAAGCGGTACGAGGAGACCAAGGCGTACGTCGAGGAGCACTTCCTCGGGAGGCCGTACACCGAGGACGACGAGCGGGCCGGGGAGAAGCTGTGGGCGGACCTCGAGGCCGGGCGCATCGGAGAGGTCCAGTGACCGACGAGAAGCGGTACCCGCTGCCGCGCGCCGTCATCCTCGACGACACGGCCGCCCTCGCCCTCGGCGCGGGGAACAGCATGGCTTCGCGCCTGGTCGTCGAGGCGCAGAAGAACCCCGCCCTGCGGGTCTACATCCCGGCACTGAGCCTCGCCGCCGCCGAGCGTGAGCGAGCCGGGGTCGCCGAGCACCTGGGCGCTCTGCCCTCGGTCCATGTCGAGGGGCTCGACTTCCCCGCGGCCGCCGCTGTGGGCAAGCGACTGCGGACGGCCGGTGCCGGTGACGAGGGCAAGGACGAGGCGGACTGGAGCGGCGCGCACGTGCTGCATCTCGCCCTGCCCACCGTCGAGTGGCCGCGCGGACGCCCCGTCCTGACCAGAACGCCGACCCGCTACCAGGGCACCGGCATCCGCACCATCCGCATCGTCGAGCAGCACTGACCGGCTCGGGGAGGGGGACGACCGAGTGCCCCCTCCCCGGAACGGTCAGCTGAAGACGATCATCGAGCCCTGCGCCAGACTCCGCGTCGCCGCCGCGTGCAGGCCCAGCCACACATGCCGTTCGCGGGCGAAGGGGCTCGGGTCGTAGGGGGCGGGGACGGCCGGTTCCTCCAGGGCCGTCGGCGCGAGCGGGGGCTGCGGCGCCGCGGGCGGGTTCGCCGGGTCGATGCCGATGACCTGCGCCACCGCCTCCAGTTCACGCAGCAGCGACTGCGAGGAGCCCAGCGGGCCGCCGCCCGCGAGGAGGTCGTCGTCGGCCAGCGGATGCGGGAAGTCGACGGGGACGTAGGCGCCCGCGTGGTCGTAGTGCCAGACCAGATGGGACTGCTGGGCCGTCGACTCGAACATCTCCAGCAACTGCTCGTAGTCGCCGCCGAGTTCGTCGACCGGTGTCACGGGCAGTCCGCACACCTGGAGGAGATAGGCCCGGCGCAGGAAGTGCAGCGCGTCGTAGTCGAAGCCGGCGACCGGGGCGACGTCCCCGGACAGGCCCGGCATGTACTGGTACACCGGCACCGGCGGCAGCCCGGCCTCGGCGAGCACCTTGTTGTATTGCGCGAGTTCCTCGGCGAACGGGTTGTCGGGGGTGTGGCACAACACGTCGACGAGCGGTACCAGCCACAGGTCACAGGCCAAAAGAGGGCTCCTCACACAACGGTCGCACAACGTGGCAAAGGCGTAGCACGGTGGTCAGGGAAGGATAGACAGTGCCGCTCACGGACGTCCCGGCCCGTGCAGGTCCCATACCCATACTCCGTCCACCCATCTGCCGGGCGAGCCCACCAGTTTGCGTACGGTCTCCCGCAGCGCCTCGGCGTGCGGCTGCGGGGCCAGGACGAGCACCCCGGCGAGCCGGGTCCGGGGTCCTCGCGGGCGGTGACGAGTCCGGCGGTGCCGTCGGTGGACCCGTCGTCCACGACGACGATCTCCCAGCCGTCCCACCGGCCGTCCGGGGCGTCGAGGTGCGCGACGACGGTGTCGAGGGTGTGGTCGAGCCGGTCCCGCTCGTTGTAGGCGGGGGCCACCACGGAGAGTTCGGGCGTGCCGAGCCGGGCCGCCGGTCGTCCGTGGACGCCTCCGGCAGGCCGTGCCGGTGGCTCATCCGGCCGCCAGCCGCTCGATCAGGGCGAGCGCCTCCTGATCGTGGGCGGCGATGAGGGCCCGGGCGGTGGCGAGGTCCCGGCGGGCGAGGGCGTCGGTCAGCTCGATGTGACGGGCCCACAGATGCCCGCGCAGATCGTGCAGCCGACGCAGATGCTGCACCGTGCACACCCAGGCCTGGACGCGCAGCCGGTGCAGGAAGTCGGCGAGGTAGGGGTTGCCGAACAGGGCGCCCAACTCCCGCCAGAAGCGCAGGTCGTAGCCGACGAGCACGGTGAGGTCGCCGGCGCCGGCGGCGCGCTGCGCCTCCTCGGCGCGGCGGCGCAC containing:
- a CDS encoding ABC transporter permease; the encoded protein is MSALGKVVRAGVGRRWTQTVVLVLTTLVAVAASVVAAGVLTASRAPFEQAMAEWRGAHLAAQFDGGEVTERELAGTARASGVTAAAGPFRTLRLRPRTVSASDALPAGATLPALSVTGRADPGGPVDRLRLTAGRWVTGPGEIVLAGDEWPLRPGARLALPDAAGGPTLTVVGLARSVTGTADAWVTPAQAAALSPGSGAVTYEMLYRFRHAGTDARMSAARDAIAGAVPPDALTGTRSHLVVRQEQLANALAFVPFVAAFGVLGLILSVLIVGIVVSGAVGAATRRIGVLKSLGFTPAQVVRAYVAQALVPAALGCALGVALGNVLAWPVLGDLDDVYAGASVSVPWWVDVAAPAAALALVAVSALLPALRAGRLRTVEAISVGRAAAGVRGRTARRLTGRLPLPRPVGLGLAHPFARPARSLTTAAAVAVAAVTVTFAAGLALSLGAVQSHRLLDSTAPVVVTAGGGQGPPGAQVVRGPGRPEKPAADPAEVAAVLRAQEGTRRFYGTARAEVGAAGVAGRTVVTGYEGDASWAAPDLVAGTWLTGPGQAVVTRRFLDAAGIGLGDRLTLTEAGRRTTVRVVGEAFFTENDGMTVLTPAGTLTALGLDAGPTGFYVQPDPGVSEDAYLASLNKALDALGAYAHPGGDGSSDVIAAMDALIGTLTLLLVTVAGLGVFSTVVLDTRDRVHELGVHKSLGMTPRQVVGMVLTSVAGIGVVASAAGIPLGVAMHRRVTPLMGDAVGMDLPGAYLDVHTSPVLAVLLLGGVAVAVAGALVPAGRAARTDAAVALRTE
- a CDS encoding response regulator — its product is MTGAPRVVIADDQALVRTGFGMILTADGIDVVAEAADGEEAVAAVERTRPDLVLMDIRMPGLDGLEATRRILSGAITDPPRVLILTTYDLDRYVYAALIAGATGFLLKDVTPEHLVAAVRLASTGDGLLAPAVTRRLVERFVTQDTATAALHRDLAVLTPRERQVLQCLGTGLSNAELAARFALSEATVKTHVARILSKLRLRDRAQAVVVAYETGLVTPGGDTTGTAGGLHSQE
- a CDS encoding glycosyltransferase — protein: MVAPAYNERDRLDHTLDTVVAHLDAPDGRWDGWEIVVVDDGSTDGTAGLVTAREDPGPGSPGCSSWPRSRTPRRCGRPYANWWARPADGWTEYGYGTCTGRDVRERHCLSFPDHRATPLPRCATVV
- a CDS encoding adenylosuccinate synthase, with protein sequence MPALVLLGAQWGDEGKGKATDLLGGSVDYVVRYQGGNNAGHTVVVGDQKYALHLLPSGILSPGCTPVIGNGVVVDPSVLLSELSGLNERGVDTSKLLLSGNAHIITPYNVTVDKVTERFLGKRKIGTTGRGIGPTYADKINRVGIRVQDLYDESILTQKVEAALDVKNQILTKLYNRRAIAVDQVVEELLDYAEKLRPYVADTVLVINEALENDKVVLFEGGQGTLLDIDHGTYPFVTSSNPTAGGACTGAGVGPTKISRVIGILKAYTTRVGAGPFPTELFDEDGEALRRIGGERGVTTGRDRRCGWFDAVIARYATRVNGLTDFFLTKLDVLTGWEQIPVCVAYEIDGRRVEELPYSQSDFHHAKPVYEMLPGWSEDISKAKSFSDLPKNAQAYVKALEEMSGAPISAIGVGPGRDETIEINSFL
- a CDS encoding sensor histidine kinase, with the translated sequence MSGVAGAAGMFGRAGAGRWRAADTALPRPSRWMWTADAVLALVLAVCTVSAALDQDAAVQVPRVGMGAPAVPPPFGPPDVLPVPSPDPGELFLAALTALPLVARRRCPLAAFWAVLGATLVFGQRTGATDATVYTFLSCVAAAYSAAVHSPRRVPALAGVVLGAVLMAVFHEEYFPYFTQSFVPFLVLLGVGLGANAIHTWQQRVRDLQEQQETATRLAVERERARIARELHDVVTHNVSVMVIQAGAARKVMDAAPHRAREALLAVEAGGRTAMAELRHVMGLLTMDGDAGPDPAADTGLAPQPGLDQLDVLVDRVRATGVPVELTVTGTPAPLAAGPGLAVYRVVQEALTNVVKHAAGARVNVFVGHTPQAVHVEVSNTGGTAATPAGPGGGRGLLGLRERLAVYGGTLEAGPGPTGGFRVRAVLPVREDRPAEGVS